One Sediminibacillus dalangtanensis genomic region harbors:
- a CDS encoding DUF2264 domain-containing protein, which produces MNKERHYWLKMMRKVADPVLSALEDHQLKAAMPVEMKSKTNREAFSALEAIARLLNGMAPWLEKKQEDSEEEKIRQRYSALARKAIDAGTDPTSPDYMNFTEGFQPIVDAAFLAHAIIRAPQQLWESLDSRVKANVVTALRATRDRKPYFSNWLLFSAMIETALFQLGELDWDPMRIDYALKQTEQWYAGDGMYKDGPYFHYDYYNSFVIQPMLFDIVETIGGQYQEWQDQYPKVLRRVQRYAEIQERLIAADGTFPPVGRSLAYRTGVFHSLAQLSLHEKLPDSLEPAQVRTGLTAVIKRIFEMPGSFSEDGWLTIGLSGHQPSIGEGYISTGSTYLCTAVFLPLGLSADAPFWQDPPQDWTAKKVWSGKAFPIDRALQD; this is translated from the coding sequence ATAAATAAGGAACGGCACTATTGGTTGAAAATGATGCGAAAGGTCGCTGATCCGGTACTTTCTGCTTTAGAGGACCACCAATTAAAAGCTGCCATGCCAGTGGAAATGAAATCGAAAACCAATCGTGAAGCGTTTTCTGCCCTGGAAGCGATAGCTCGGCTATTGAATGGAATGGCCCCTTGGCTGGAGAAGAAACAAGAGGATTCAGAGGAGGAAAAAATCCGTCAGCGATATAGTGCTTTAGCACGGAAGGCGATTGACGCGGGTACCGATCCAACGTCACCCGATTATATGAATTTCACGGAGGGATTTCAACCAATTGTGGATGCAGCTTTTCTGGCCCATGCCATTATCAGGGCACCACAGCAGCTTTGGGAATCGCTTGACAGTCGGGTTAAGGCAAATGTGGTGACGGCTTTACGAGCTACTCGGGATCGAAAACCCTATTTTTCAAACTGGCTGTTGTTTTCTGCTATGATTGAGACTGCTTTATTTCAACTAGGCGAACTGGATTGGGATCCTATGCGGATTGATTATGCTTTAAAACAAACAGAACAATGGTATGCAGGGGATGGAATGTATAAGGATGGCCCGTATTTTCACTATGACTATTATAATAGCTTTGTCATTCAGCCTATGTTGTTTGATATAGTGGAAACAATCGGGGGGCAATATCAGGAATGGCAGGACCAATACCCGAAAGTCTTGCGCAGGGTACAAAGATACGCAGAAATTCAGGAACGTTTGATAGCTGCCGATGGAACCTTTCCTCCAGTAGGAAGGTCACTTGCTTACCGAACCGGCGTTTTTCATAGTCTTGCCCAGCTTTCGCTTCATGAGAAGCTTCCTGATTCTCTCGAGCCAGCTCAGGTTCGGACCGGTTTAACGGCCGTCATAAAGCGGATTTTTGAAATGCCAGGCAGCTTTAGCGAGGATGGCTGGCTTACCATCGGTCTTAGCGGCCATCAACCGAGTATAGGTGAAGGGTACATATCGACCGGCAGCACGTATTTATGTACAGCAGTCTTTTTACCGCTTGGTTTGTCTGCTGATGCACCGTTTTGGCAGGATCCGCCGCAGGACTGGACTGCCAAAAAGGTGTGGTCGGGGAAGGCGTTTCCAATCGATCGTGCGCTTCAAGATTAA
- a CDS encoding hydroxyacid dehydrogenase, with product MEKGLFIMRLEPFDYVYPPAVREEISQFIDILAPPMAAETARLHPELLRQADVIFSGWSGPRLDESFLETAEKLKVFFYAAGSVKPIVTDAVWKRKVKVTSAIGANAIPVVEFTLSQVLFCLKNGWQFVRQVKRERQFPEKPFPIAGSFQSTVGLISLSTVGRGVAEQLKRFDVEVLAYDPFVNKKEAEKLGVTLCSLKQIFQQSDVVSLHAPLLDDTRGMITGEHFAIMKQHASFINTARGAIIREPEMVRVLTERTDITAVLDVTDPEPPAVGSPLYQMENVVLTPHLAGSEGAECGRMGMYMLEELKRYVAGETLKWQVNPENLHFRA from the coding sequence ATGGAAAAAGGACTATTCATCATGCGCTTGGAACCGTTTGACTATGTTTATCCTCCCGCAGTCAGGGAGGAAATCAGTCAATTCATTGATATTTTAGCCCCTCCGATGGCGGCAGAAACGGCCAGGTTGCATCCAGAACTGTTAAGACAGGCAGATGTGATTTTTTCCGGTTGGAGTGGACCAAGGCTGGATGAATCCTTTTTGGAGACAGCCGAAAAATTAAAGGTCTTTTTTTATGCAGCCGGCTCTGTTAAACCGATTGTGACTGATGCGGTTTGGAAGCGGAAGGTCAAAGTCACCAGTGCCATTGGTGCGAATGCGATCCCTGTCGTTGAATTTACCCTATCACAGGTGTTGTTCTGCCTGAAAAACGGCTGGCAGTTCGTCCGGCAAGTCAAGCGGGAGAGACAGTTTCCGGAAAAACCATTTCCGATAGCAGGATCTTTCCAAAGCACGGTGGGATTGATTTCCCTGAGTACAGTCGGTCGGGGTGTTGCCGAGCAGTTAAAACGGTTTGATGTCGAGGTGCTTGCTTACGACCCTTTCGTGAACAAAAAGGAAGCTGAAAAACTTGGCGTCACGTTGTGTTCATTAAAACAAATTTTTCAGCAATCAGATGTTGTTTCCTTGCATGCTCCTTTACTGGATGACACGCGAGGGATGATTACAGGGGAGCATTTTGCAATAATGAAACAGCATGCCAGTTTCATCAATACTGCGCGGGGTGCTATCATAAGGGAACCAGAAATGGTCCGCGTATTAACGGAACGAACGGATATTACCGCGGTCCTGGATGTCACTGATCCGGAACCGCCAGCAGTTGGTTCACCATTGTATCAAATGGAAAACGTCGTGCTTACGCCGCATTTGGCCGGAAGCGAAGGGGCGGAGTGCGGAAGAATGGGAATGTATATGTTGGAAGAGTTGAAGAGGTATGTGGCTGGAGAAACGTTGAAATGGCAAGTGAATCCAGAAAACCTACACTTTCGGGCTTGA
- a CDS encoding PadR family transcriptional regulator: MSEVDELVDKLLQELRRGTITIGVLSQLDEPQYGYSLVSILSEKGMPVEPGTLYPLLRRLEKQGLLESKWDTNEGRPRKYYLVSRKGKEVFAQLKNEWKSIVGNMEGLFRENG; this comes from the coding sequence ATGAGCGAAGTGGATGAATTGGTCGACAAACTGCTGCAGGAATTGCGTCGCGGAACGATTACAATAGGGGTTCTCAGCCAGTTGGATGAACCACAATATGGCTATTCGCTTGTAAGCATACTTAGTGAAAAAGGTATGCCCGTAGAACCAGGAACGTTGTATCCGTTGTTGAGAAGATTGGAAAAACAAGGGTTGTTGGAGAGCAAGTGGGACACCAATGAGGGGCGGCCACGTAAATATTATTTGGTAAGCAGGAAGGGAAAAGAAGTCTTTGCCCAGTTGAAAAACGAGTGGAAAAGCATTGTCGGCAATATGGAAGGATTATTCAGAGAAAATGGTTGA
- a CDS encoding DinB family protein — translation MNFRLNESIEILERTPHTLGAFLTGLSNGWLHCNEGQGTWNADEVIGHLIEAEKTNWVPRIKTILDQGEDTSFPPFDRFVHLNQSEEKTVDQKLEEFKTLRGENISLIQQLIVSDKQFEWIGIHPAFGEVKLRELLSTWVVHDFTHISQIVRVMAERYRTDVGPWQEYLGVLKRSK, via the coding sequence ATGAATTTTCGGTTAAACGAGTCAATCGAAATTCTCGAACGAACACCGCACACCCTAGGAGCCTTTTTGACAGGATTATCAAACGGCTGGCTTCACTGTAATGAAGGCCAAGGAACTTGGAATGCTGATGAAGTAATCGGCCACCTTATCGAAGCGGAAAAAACAAACTGGGTGCCGCGAATCAAAACTATTTTAGACCAGGGAGAAGATACCTCCTTTCCTCCCTTTGATCGGTTTGTCCACTTGAATCAATCGGAAGAAAAAACGGTTGATCAAAAGTTGGAGGAATTTAAAACACTGAGAGGCGAAAACATCTCTCTTATTCAACAGCTTATTGTTTCTGATAAACAGTTTGAATGGATCGGCATCCATCCAGCTTTTGGTGAAGTGAAACTTCGCGAACTGCTTTCAACCTGGGTAGTTCATGACTTTACCCACATTTCGCAAATCGTCCGGGTGATGGCAGAACGCTACCGCACTGATGTAGGACCATGGCAGGAATATTTGGGCGTTCTTAAACGCTCCAAGTAG
- a CDS encoding sugar phosphate isomerase/epimerase family protein has product MNIGCCTDIQNAKLVKEAGFDFLECKVVSLMEEQTDIIDQQAQFCRDIKLPVMSCNIFLPGTLKIVGNEVDEAAIAGYLEAAMPRVKQIGAEKVVFGSGVARSLPEGFSRQKGEEQIGRFLDVAADYAEPLGLTIVIEPLNQMESNIINSVPEAVRLAKSVNRRSIQVLADFYHMEVEREPLENIITAKDYLKHVHVADTDRKPSGTGSYPYHEFKECLTAAGYDGSIAVECNWSNLSGELYAARKYLAEVFAYPS; this is encoded by the coding sequence ATGAATATTGGTTGTTGTACCGATATCCAAAATGCCAAATTAGTGAAAGAGGCAGGTTTTGATTTCTTGGAATGCAAAGTCGTTTCCCTTATGGAAGAGCAAACAGATATCATTGACCAACAGGCTCAATTCTGTCGGGATATCAAGCTGCCAGTAATGTCCTGTAACATTTTTTTACCGGGAACTTTGAAAATAGTCGGCAATGAAGTAGATGAAGCGGCAATCGCCGGTTACCTGGAGGCGGCAATGCCTCGCGTCAAGCAAATAGGAGCTGAAAAGGTTGTCTTTGGAAGCGGTGTTGCACGTTCATTGCCGGAAGGGTTTTCGCGACAGAAAGGGGAAGAACAAATTGGCCGTTTTCTTGATGTAGCAGCAGATTATGCGGAACCACTCGGCTTGACTATTGTCATCGAGCCGTTGAATCAGATGGAAAGCAATATTATTAACAGCGTTCCGGAGGCCGTTCGATTAGCCAAGTCGGTCAACCGTCGATCGATTCAAGTGCTGGCTGATTTTTATCACATGGAGGTAGAGAGGGAACCATTAGAAAATATCATCACGGCGAAAGATTATTTGAAGCATGTCCATGTGGCCGACACGGACCGGAAGCCGTCCGGTACTGGGAGCTACCCGTACCATGAATTTAAGGAATGCTTGACGGCGGCTGGATATGACGGCAGCATAGCTGTGGAATGCAATTGGTCCAATCTGTCTGGTGAATTATATGCTGCCCGAAAATATCTAGCAGAAGTTTTCGCTTATCCATCGTAG
- a CDS encoding VanZ family protein, protein MKKRVVFSILMAQILFVLILPILMPLTEYLHPLVLIVVWICYSFAFLFINSLLFKQQIKIPMNSLNVTIIGYSIFLLILLFFRPGGQVYDHVNVIPFKTITFYLDGETRPLIAFYNLAANIGLFIPFGIYYRCKREEAKLTNLAGIAIASITFIEFFQHITHRGSMDIDDVILNTTGILLGYLVFPLFRKVFFIQK, encoded by the coding sequence GTGAAAAAAAGGGTTGTTTTCAGTATATTGATGGCGCAAATTCTGTTTGTTTTGATTTTGCCGATTTTGATGCCCCTTACTGAATATCTGCATCCACTAGTGTTAATAGTCGTCTGGATCTGCTACAGTTTTGCTTTCCTTTTTATTAACAGCTTGTTATTCAAGCAGCAGATCAAGATTCCAATGAATTCGTTGAATGTAACCATAATAGGTTATAGTATTTTCTTGCTTATTCTTTTGTTTTTCCGTCCGGGTGGCCAAGTCTACGACCATGTCAATGTTATTCCCTTCAAAACGATTACGTTTTACTTGGATGGGGAGACGCGCCCACTCATTGCTTTTTACAATCTCGCTGCCAATATCGGCCTGTTTATCCCTTTTGGCATTTACTATCGCTGTAAAAGAGAGGAAGCCAAACTTACGAACCTAGCAGGCATCGCTATAGCTTCCATCACCTTCATCGAGTTCTTTCAGCATATCACCCACCGCGGAAGTATGGACATCGATGATGTAATCTTGAATACCACCGGCATCCTACTTGGCTATCTCGTATTCCCGCTGTTCAGAAAAGTTTTTTTCATCCAAAAATAA
- a CDS encoding GNAT family N-acetyltransferase, with protein MNITSENIVNIPEQPILEGVLLLHDSIFGDADKLAGKIKKRQYLLFTLAFDLGTVIGYKIGYPVDEKKFYSWLGGVSTDYRNMGIASALMQHQHVYLREKGYDRVQTKTMNRWRSMLLLNIKTGFDITDTYLDKKGELKIVLEKELS; from the coding sequence GTGAATATCACCTCTGAGAATATAGTCAATATACCAGAACAACCAATACTTGAAGGGGTGCTTCTGCTGCATGACTCCATATTCGGGGATGCAGATAAGCTAGCTGGAAAAATTAAAAAAAGGCAGTATCTGCTATTTACGCTAGCTTTTGATCTTGGTACGGTAATCGGTTATAAAATAGGCTACCCGGTGGATGAGAAAAAATTTTACAGCTGGTTAGGGGGAGTGAGCACGGATTACCGAAACATGGGGATTGCTTCCGCTTTGATGCAACATCAGCACGTGTATTTACGCGAAAAGGGGTATGACAGGGTACAAACGAAAACAATGAATCGTTGGCGTTCCATGCTGCTATTGAATATTAAGACAGGCTTTGATATTACTGACACGTACCTTGATAAAAAAGGGGAATTGAAAATCGTTTTAGAAAAGGAGTTAAGCTAG
- a CDS encoding carbohydrate ABC transporter permease, which yields MSGAFKFIVLLFFGLLLMAPFIWMVSVGFDRTANISMPFPPRLIPEEPSGFNYGIVFENGRLIQSYINSAIVTVSSVLLGVSASLFAGYAFSKGRFKGKKLLFILVLCTLMIPMEPRLIPLYKLFNSVDLLNTFWPLILPTVINGMLIFLCKQFFDQLPDTLREAAQIDGAGEFKIFFRVYLPLAGPIAATMVILAFIWSWNDFMWPLVVLNNQELHTVPLYLASFSLENGTSLGGLTMALATVSILPIIILYLFLQRYIIQSIALSGVKGE from the coding sequence ATGTCTGGCGCCTTCAAATTCATCGTTTTACTGTTTTTCGGACTATTATTGATGGCTCCGTTCATTTGGATGGTAAGTGTCGGTTTTGACCGAACGGCAAATATCAGCATGCCTTTTCCTCCCCGTCTGATACCAGAAGAGCCTTCCGGTTTCAATTATGGCATTGTTTTTGAAAATGGACGATTGATCCAGTCCTATATCAATTCAGCCATTGTAACAGTAAGCTCGGTGCTGCTTGGAGTATCCGCATCCCTGTTTGCCGGTTACGCTTTTTCTAAAGGCAGGTTCAAAGGCAAGAAACTTCTATTTATTCTTGTATTGTGTACACTGATGATCCCGATGGAACCTCGATTGATACCGTTGTACAAATTGTTCAACTCAGTCGATTTGCTGAACACGTTTTGGCCGTTGATTTTACCTACCGTCATCAATGGCATGTTGATTTTTCTTTGCAAGCAGTTTTTTGACCAACTCCCGGATACCTTAAGGGAAGCAGCGCAAATCGATGGGGCAGGCGAATTCAAAATTTTCTTCCGGGTATATTTGCCTCTGGCCGGACCCATTGCAGCAACCATGGTTATCCTGGCCTTTATCTGGAGCTGGAACGATTTCATGTGGCCGCTCGTCGTTCTCAATAATCAAGAACTGCATACAGTCCCTCTTTATCTGGCAAGCTTCTCGCTGGAAAATGGCACAAGTCTCGGTGGATTGACGATGGCACTGGCAACCGTCAGTATTTTGCCAATCATCATCCTGTATTTGTTCCTGCAGCGATACATTATCCAGAGCATTGCTTTAAGTGGAGTTAAAGGCGAGTGA
- a CDS encoding extracellular solute-binding protein yields the protein MEKKCFSKVNVLLAAVLVLAGLLAGCSKSGAGSGKADGEWAGQKINVQLIGDFAMETKTDPVTGESVKGVEVLKEEFEKQHPGATVEFTLMPWEGYTEKTQAMITSGDADVYQMPGTVDFAPQGVLEPLQPYIDKDEEFDLDIFIENQVEGWKALGPDDDELQIYGLPFLGDARFIAYDKQLFDEWGVEYLSDHPTMEEVAEKAKQMTGKNPVTGEQNYGIWFRGDWSSAFTLIDLAEGQNGSWGSGFAWDEIEFNFDSPEMVNGLNWLLDMQELAPEGLVSNQGNEKWLTEENNIAIMLNQGPGDTVKPAYAQGLEDRIGIAQEFKNDEGVGGLFAGSPITIAKDSENKDLAWEWVKFATSEFTQQYIFEEMGLVPSIKSAMEWDSVKDTELMQPVFEAMRTPWTPRYPWGSAQPRFILTSEVEAALTGERSAEEALTKAQKESTEWLDNR from the coding sequence ATGGAGAAAAAATGTTTTTCCAAAGTGAATGTACTGTTGGCTGCAGTGTTGGTGCTGGCAGGTCTGCTTGCCGGCTGCAGCAAGTCAGGAGCAGGGTCGGGAAAGGCTGATGGGGAATGGGCTGGACAAAAGATCAATGTTCAATTAATTGGCGACTTTGCGATGGAGACGAAAACGGATCCGGTAACAGGTGAGTCTGTCAAAGGGGTGGAAGTGCTGAAAGAGGAATTTGAAAAGCAGCATCCAGGAGCCACAGTTGAATTTACATTAATGCCTTGGGAAGGATATACCGAAAAAACACAGGCCATGATTACGTCGGGAGATGCGGATGTTTATCAAATGCCGGGAACCGTCGATTTTGCTCCCCAGGGAGTACTGGAACCCCTTCAGCCGTACATTGACAAAGATGAAGAGTTCGATTTAGACATTTTCATCGAAAATCAGGTCGAAGGCTGGAAAGCGTTGGGACCGGATGATGATGAACTGCAAATATATGGCCTGCCATTTCTCGGAGATGCCCGTTTTATAGCTTATGACAAGCAGTTATTTGATGAGTGGGGCGTAGAATACTTGTCAGACCATCCAACGATGGAAGAAGTAGCGGAAAAAGCAAAACAAATGACTGGAAAAAACCCGGTAACCGGAGAACAAAACTATGGGATTTGGTTCAGGGGCGATTGGTCATCAGCATTTACGCTGATTGATCTTGCAGAAGGGCAAAATGGTTCATGGGGCTCCGGTTTTGCCTGGGATGAGATCGAATTCAACTTTGACTCACCAGAAATGGTCAACGGGTTGAATTGGCTGCTTGATATGCAGGAGCTCGCTCCTGAAGGACTGGTGAGCAATCAAGGGAATGAGAAATGGCTGACAGAAGAAAACAATATCGCCATCATGCTCAATCAAGGACCGGGAGATACGGTTAAACCAGCCTACGCACAAGGGTTGGAGGATAGGATCGGTATAGCCCAAGAGTTCAAAAATGACGAAGGAGTCGGTGGATTGTTTGCCGGGAGTCCGATAACGATTGCCAAGGACAGTGAAAACAAAGACTTGGCTTGGGAGTGGGTCAAGTTCGCTACAAGTGAATTTACCCAACAGTACATTTTTGAAGAAATGGGGCTGGTTCCATCGATCAAGTCGGCAATGGAATGGGATAGCGTAAAGGATACCGAATTGATGCAGCCAGTGTTTGAAGCGATGCGTACACCGTGGACACCGCGTTATCCTTGGGGGTCTGCACAGCCGCGTTTTATCCTTACTTCTGAAGTGGAAGCGGCGCTTACAGGGGAAAGAAGCGCAGAAGAAGCATTGACCAAGGCACAAAAAGAGAGTACGGAGTGGCTGGATAACAGGTAA
- a CDS encoding DinB family protein produces MEYKITEKTGYTPKIGHLVSMMEYARKTTLDAVRGLSIEQLDYLPTEKSNSIGALLLHMAAVEIGFQIEIFDGRSPNDKETAEWGAAYSLGDQGRAEIHGNPLDFYLDKLAKVRQRTLSEFRQRNDVWLYGYTMGWSAV; encoded by the coding sequence ATGGAATATAAAATCACGGAAAAAACAGGTTACACTCCCAAAATCGGGCATCTTGTTTCGATGATGGAGTATGCAAGAAAGACGACCCTCGATGCTGTTAGAGGCCTTTCGATAGAACAGCTGGATTACTTGCCAACGGAAAAAAGCAACAGTATTGGCGCCTTGTTATTACATATGGCAGCAGTCGAAATCGGCTTTCAAATAGAGATATTTGATGGCAGAAGCCCAAATGATAAGGAAACGGCCGAATGGGGAGCCGCTTATAGTCTCGGGGATCAAGGTAGAGCTGAAATTCATGGAAATCCTCTTGATTTTTATCTTGATAAGCTTGCTAAAGTTCGTCAAAGAACCTTGTCAGAATTCCGGCAGCGAAATGATGTATGGCTTTATGGGTATACAATGGGATGGTCAGCCGTCTAA
- a CDS encoding carbohydrate ABC transporter permease: MKDKAEIENQFPAGTAQNGRLPARSTKKTSSPLTWYIFLIPSFLGILLFMIYPIFESLRLSFYQSNGTIEHFIGLENFKTVLTSGPFWNAVGNTFFIGIFQIVITIPLGFIFASLINSTPRGKNFFKVIYFLPNVTSIVAAAMIFAFVLHPEMGIVNYLLDIVGFPTPGWLSDPSTSKWAVILLAVWHWIGFVIIICLANLQAISPEMYEAARIDGASGLQQWLFITVPNMGGTFAFLLITGWIGALQRFNEVYVLGGPNGSPARSIQTMGAFIYERGFTGFEFGIASAATYIMFMIILVFTFINLKLSNMKI, from the coding sequence ATGAAAGACAAGGCGGAAATCGAGAACCAGTTTCCGGCAGGTACGGCTCAAAACGGACGTCTTCCAGCCAGATCGACGAAAAAAACGTCCTCTCCGTTAACTTGGTATATTTTTCTGATTCCCAGTTTCCTAGGTATCTTGTTGTTTATGATCTATCCAATCTTTGAATCTTTGCGGCTAAGCTTTTATCAGTCAAACGGAACGATCGAACACTTTATCGGTTTGGAAAACTTTAAAACGGTTTTGACATCAGGCCCTTTTTGGAACGCTGTTGGAAATACATTCTTTATCGGTATTTTTCAAATTGTCATTACGATACCACTCGGCTTTATCTTTGCTTCTTTGATTAATTCCACTCCTAGAGGAAAAAACTTTTTCAAAGTCATTTACTTTCTTCCTAATGTCACTTCCATTGTAGCTGCAGCCATGATCTTTGCATTTGTACTCCATCCAGAAATGGGGATTGTCAATTACTTACTTGATATCGTCGGATTTCCGACACCCGGCTGGCTTTCGGATCCATCGACATCGAAGTGGGCTGTTATTTTATTGGCGGTCTGGCATTGGATCGGGTTTGTCATCATCATTTGTCTTGCCAATCTGCAGGCAATTTCACCGGAAATGTATGAAGCGGCCCGGATTGACGGCGCCAGTGGTTTACAGCAGTGGTTGTTTATTACCGTTCCGAACATGGGAGGAACATTTGCCTTCTTATTGATAACCGGTTGGATCGGAGCCTTACAACGATTTAATGAAGTCTATGTGCTTGGCGGACCGAACGGCAGTCCGGCGCGTTCCATCCAAACCATGGGCGCATTTATTTATGAACGAGGGTTTACTGGATTTGAGTTTGGCATAGCCTCGGCAGCCACCTATATTATGTTCATGATTATCCTGGTGTTCACCTTTATCAATCTTAAGCTTTCCAATATGAAAATTTAG
- a CDS encoding YesL family protein, translating into MEAGLLAKVCIWINRFAYLNLLWLVFCLAGLLLVGIFPATAAMFAVQRKWISGRTEIPVFHTFFSTYRMLFWKANQLGFLLLLFGSLLFINFRLVTNWVGVLTELFQLLLLLLSFLYLLVWLYLFPVLVHFEGTGFDTVKNALFTAVSSPFLTVLAIIGVVLLYWFSTILPGILPVLGCSSISFILSVFAQRVFSNIEAKAS; encoded by the coding sequence GTGGAAGCAGGACTATTAGCTAAGGTTTGTATTTGGATAAACCGGTTCGCTTATCTCAATTTGTTGTGGCTGGTATTCTGTCTGGCCGGATTATTGCTGGTAGGAATTTTTCCTGCCACCGCTGCTATGTTTGCCGTTCAGCGGAAGTGGATTAGCGGCAGGACGGAAATACCTGTCTTCCATACCTTTTTTTCAACGTATAGGATGCTGTTTTGGAAGGCCAATCAACTTGGATTCCTTCTCCTGTTATTTGGCAGCTTGCTTTTTATTAATTTCCGTCTGGTTACGAACTGGGTTGGTGTGCTTACCGAGCTGTTTCAATTGCTCCTTCTGTTGCTTAGCTTTTTATACTTGCTGGTTTGGCTGTATCTTTTTCCGGTATTGGTTCATTTTGAGGGAACAGGCTTTGATACTGTAAAAAATGCATTGTTCACTGCAGTATCGTCTCCTTTTCTGACTGTTTTAGCGATCATAGGAGTTGTTTTGCTTTACTGGTTTAGTACGATCTTACCCGGAATCTTACCCGTGCTTGGGTGCAGTAGTATCAGTTTTATCCTGTCCGTTTTTGCCCAACGTGTGTTTAGTAATATCGAGGCTAAGGCCTCTTGA
- a CDS encoding MazG nucleotide pyrophosphohydrolase domain-containing protein, translating into MKKLQQDAESFQKEMGWEIRKESYEVSREDLLNNYMLLTTEVAEVAEEFRKAFNLTYKAVQEGEAKQQAFEKAKAVVKEDVGKELADCIAYITKMANYFEIDLEDSFYSKMEEVKHRKNKDV; encoded by the coding sequence ATGAAAAAACTGCAGCAAGATGCCGAATCCTTCCAGAAAGAAATGGGCTGGGAAATAAGGAAAGAAAGCTATGAAGTTAGCAGAGAAGATTTGTTGAATAATTACATGCTGTTGACAACAGAAGTAGCAGAGGTGGCGGAAGAATTTCGAAAGGCTTTTAACCTTACATATAAGGCGGTTCAGGAAGGAGAAGCCAAACAACAAGCATTTGAGAAGGCGAAGGCTGTTGTAAAGGAAGACGTTGGAAAGGAACTCGCAGATTGTATTGCCTACATAACCAAAATGGCTAATTACTTTGAAATTGATCTTGAGGATAGTTTTTATTCGAAGATGGAAGAAGTAAAACACCGAAAGAATAAGGATGTTTAG
- a CDS encoding HAAS signaling domain-containing protein, with protein MVERYIYAVTQRLPQGQRQDIAEELRGLIEDMLDEGNDGRPVENSNIERVLIELGSPSELAEKYRGTSHFLVGPDLFPAYLSVMKLVFIIAVSAMGIIFAVETILTPLSILSHFVDFLISLFVTATQAFAWITAGFAAAQYFGMTPFGLPGVYNRGKWNPSELPPVPDEKKRIKRGDVLTGIIFSILLLVVMRFSNHLFGILLFEDHHLEATIPFLNEEKLDEVMPLIYLMVAIGIVKEITKLMAGKWTKNLAVTNLVINGAIFLLAMLILRDQAILNPDFVQQLTDSWEIGKQQEEYMIIKTVWNQSYNLALAAFVLTLLIDTMTGFYKALRK; from the coding sequence ATGGTTGAGCGCTATATATATGCGGTCACACAACGTCTTCCGCAGGGGCAGCGGCAAGACATTGCAGAAGAATTACGAGGCTTGATCGAGGATATGCTGGACGAAGGGAACGATGGCCGGCCGGTAGAGAATTCGAATATAGAAAGGGTATTAATAGAATTAGGGAGCCCATCAGAATTAGCGGAAAAGTACCGTGGAACCAGCCACTTTTTAGTAGGACCAGACCTGTTTCCAGCCTATTTATCGGTAATGAAATTGGTTTTCATCATCGCTGTCTCAGCCATGGGGATCATTTTTGCAGTCGAAACTATCCTGACACCCCTTAGTATTCTAAGCCATTTTGTCGACTTTCTTATTTCCCTTTTTGTTACCGCCACACAAGCGTTTGCCTGGATTACTGCTGGTTTCGCTGCTGCTCAATATTTTGGTATGACACCTTTTGGATTGCCAGGGGTGTATAATAGGGGAAAATGGAACCCGTCCGAACTCCCGCCTGTTCCTGACGAGAAAAAACGAATAAAACGCGGCGATGTCCTAACAGGAATTATTTTTTCCATCCTACTATTGGTGGTAATGCGGTTTTCTAATCACTTGTTCGGAATCCTCTTATTCGAGGACCATCACTTGGAAGCAACAATTCCTTTTTTGAACGAAGAAAAACTGGATGAGGTAATGCCGCTTATTTACCTAATGGTAGCAATTGGTATTGTAAAAGAGATCACAAAATTAATGGCTGGAAAGTGGACCAAGAATCTGGCAGTCACTAATCTAGTGATAAATGGTGCAATCTTTTTACTGGCGATGCTTATACTGAGAGATCAGGCGATCTTAAATCCGGATTTTGTCCAACAGCTCACCGATAGCTGGGAAATCGGTAAACAGCAGGAAGAATATATGATCATAAAAACAGTCTGGAATCAATCGTACAACCTGGCTCTTGCTGCTTTTGTTCTAACCCTGTTGATAGACACGATGACTGGATTTTATAAAGCTTTGAGGAAGTAA